ACATTTGCAATTAGATGCCACATCAATATTTATTCTGATATTGGCGCAAATGACTGCTTCAGGATTGCAGATCATTTACACATTTGATGAAGTGAATTTCGTCCAAAATTTAGTTTACTATATTGGACGGGCGTATCGTACTCCAGATTTCGGTATTTGGGAACGAGGTAATAAAATTAATCATGGCAATGCAGAATTGAATGCCAGTTCTGTAGGTATGGCAAAAGCTGCATTGGAAGCGATTAATGGTTTGGATTTATTTGGTGTACACGGTTGTCAAGCATCGGTGATTCATGCGCTGCCAGATGAAATCGCTCGTGCCAGGATTACGCTAGAATCTCTATTACCTAGAGAATCGTCTTCAAAAGAAATCGATGCCGCGTTGTTGAGCGTTATTGGTTTTCCAGCATTTGCTGTAGAAGATGTAGATCTGCGGGAACGTACCCACAACGATATTATCAATAAACTCGAAGGAAAATACGGCTGCAAGCGCTTCCTGCGTGATGGACACCAAACAGTTTTAGAAGACAAAAACCGCTTACACTACGAACCATTAGAACTCAAACAATTCGAGCAAATTGAGTGTGAATGGCCTTTATTTTTCACCTATTTATTTCTAGATGGTTTGTTTCGTGGCGAACAAGAACAAGTGAAACATTACCAAGAGCGTTTAGAATCTTTATTGATTGAGCGTGATGGTTTGCATCTAGTTCCAGAACTTTATTATCTCCCAGAAGAATCTATAGAGGCAGAGAAGTTAGCACCTCAAACTCAGCCACGTTTACCTAACGAAAATGTTCCGCTCGTATGGGCGCAGAGTTTGTATTTTCTAGGTCAAATGTTAAGTGAAGGATTGATAGCAGTTGGAGATATTGACCCTTTGGGAAGATATTTATGCGTAGGAAAAAACCAGCAAGCTGTCGTACAAATCGCTTTACTTGCAGAAGATGAAGATTTACAAGCCAAACTGGCAGTTCATGGAATTGAGACACAAACACCCAAACAAGTCGAACCAATTCAGGTTCGACTCGCAGAGGATCTTTCAGCTATTTATACCCAAGTTGGACGCAACGATAAACTTGGTTTAACAGGACGTCCAGTGCGACGTTTGAGAAGTCTCACAACATCTAAGATTTTTCGTATTCGTGGGGAGACAGTTGTTTTTCTGCCCTCGGTTTTGGACTCTCAAGTGTTTTACTTAACTCTTGATTACCATTTTCTGGTTTATCAAATTAGAAGTGAACTTGCTTATATCCAAAAATATTGGATTGATTTAGGGCGTCCTATCCTGACTTTAATGTTGACTCATACCATGTTGGAAACAGGTAGTGAGGCATTACTTGCTCTGATGCAAGAACTAAATAACGGCATTTGTAACGGTGTACGGGTAAAATTGGGGCGTCTTAATCAGTTGATGTTGACTGCTGGAACACAACGGATTGATTTTCTTCAAGATGATTTTGAATATTCTCTATCTTCCATCAAAGATACTGCGCCTCGCTGCTCGTATCTAATTTACAATCCAGAAGGAAATTGGCCCTTAAAACATACTCAAGAATTTAAAATGGAGTGCGAAACAACCTTAAAATTGTTGCTCTCCTCTTTACGTTCATCGGAAAATCTCTACGAGCAAATAGAATTATTGCAGACTTTGGTTCGTTTGGAAGGGTTAGAATTTGATACAGGCTTTGGCGGAGCAGAAAATCCCGTAACTGTGGCAGATTTGCTGGATGAAGTTTACACTAAAGCAGGCGATTCCGGCATTTGGGCAGTTGTGCGTCGTGCTGCAGGGTTGCGACAAATGAGCGATATCGGCTTGTCGGACGTAGTCACAAGTATTGTGGTGCGGGGTAAGCAAGTTGCTGTGGGTAAGTCTTACAGCGAAGATTCACTCATCACTATTCCTCTGTCGCACAGCGAAATTGTTGAGAAAATAAATGACTATTGTCGGGAAGATATAAGCGATCGCGTTCTGACTCAAGAAGTTCTGATTTATCTGAGTGCTTTAATCAAGACAGAACCAGAACTGTTTAAAGGACTACTCACCCTCAGAATTGGTTACATGATTCTGTTGATTACCAGCGAACTGGTGCAAGAGTTAAACCTTACTCAGGATGAGGCTTATGAACACCTTATGCAACTGTCACCTTCGGAAGTTCAAACACGAGTACGTCAGGTATTATTTGAATACGTCAACTTGAGTCAGCTATTACGTCAGCAAGAATCTCTGCACCTCAAACAAAAAGAAAGTGACATAGATTGGATCGTGGTACCAGCTTCAGGAGATGAAATAGATGTACCATCCGGCGGTTGGCGACGGTTCCGCCAAGCTGAGGGAGCAACAGGACGTGTTCCAAAAGACTTTTTCAAGCAGGTTTGGCTAGTGATGGAACATTGCAAAGGGTTGGTGATTGGCGATAAGCTAGAACGCCGCAACCGTTTGGATAGCGAAGTCATTTTGTCAGAAATGACAGCAGGAGAAAAGAATTTTGCCTTGCAAGTAGAGCATTTGCTAAATAAAATAGAGGCTCCCGAATACCGACAAGTTAATATTGAGGCGTTGACGGAATTAGCAGCAGTTGCATCCAACAACCCCAACTTACAAATTGAAGAATATATCGTGTTGGATGTGTTAATCGGTCACGCCGTGCGATTAGCATGGTTAGAGAGTCATCCGAAAAGGGGCGATCGCTATGATGAAGATAAAGCCAATGCATGGCGATCATTCTACAACACCTCTCCAAAAGAGTGTGCTAGCTATATTCTGAAAGCGTTCCGCTTCTTGATAGAGTTTGGGCAAAATATAGCAGCTTAAGTCTGAAGTGGGTATAGGGTGCGTTACCGCTGCGTTAACGCACCTTTTTAAAGCAAAAGCTGTGAATTAAAGACTCTCCGAGATAGAAACAAAAATATGAATCAACTAACAATAGAACAATTGGATTTACTCCAGAATACTTTACGCCTTGCAGGGCAATTGTGAAACATACTACCTCAGCTACACTGACCAAATGCACCTGCGCAAGCTATAACATTAAGGGGGATTAAACCCAAGTTTTGGTATCAAATAATCTCTCATAAAATATAAAAAGTGTTTCTTGTACCACACCTCTGTAAGGATGTTTGGAAAGTGTCGTCTTGTACCAAGATTTATCGGCGAGTTCCCTAAATCCTCGGTGCCTTGAGAGCATTCTAATCTTGTGAACCTAATGCGAGCCGGAAAACTCGCATTAGTACACGAGCTTTCCGGCTCGCACTGCATTTAGGATGTTTCCGGATGCGGTTGGGAGGTAAAGGGAAATCTAAATGGTGTATTTGTTGACAACAATACTTCTCAAACATCCTGTTCTGAGATTGTGCCAGCTACATTTTGAAAGCTTTTCGTAATTTTCTTTAGGTAAGAAAATTACGAAAAAGATCGTTTGGGAATATTTTGCAAGCAATCGTAAATAATTTTTGTTCAAAGCTTGCCACTCATAGAATTCTCAAAAAAACTCTAGTTCTTGTTAATAACATTAGGTGGACTGACTAATTTGCTCTGTAGTTGTGCCGGTGGAAATGAAAATGCAAAAAAAAAAGCGCCAGAAGAGTCAATATTTATTTCACAATCGCTGGATTGACAGACAACGAATTGTTCGCAACATGGAGGCTTTCCAAGACTTAATTGTGATTGTCCTGTGTTTGAGTTTGTTTGCCTACATGGTTATGCAACTGTGGGAGATATTTACCCAGCTTACAGTGCCATTAAATCATCAACAAGTGACTGCAAAAATACTATTTTTGTTGATTTTGGTCGAATTATTCCGACTTCTAATGGTTTACTTGCAGGAGCATAGCATTGCTGTAGGAGTAGCAGTGGAGGTGTCAATAGTATCTGTACTACGAGAAGTCATTGTTCACGGAGCACTGGAAATTACTTGGGTTCAGGCTGCATCAATTTGTGGTTTACTGTTGATTCTGGCTGCGCTACTGCTAGTTTGTGCTAAGACACCACACATGGATTACATGATTAGTAAGACTAACCATAGCGCTCTTAACCACAGTGATGATGAGGAACAGGAAAACGGGAATAAAATGTCACATTCAACTCAATATGAGGAGATTGTTTAGAGGTAGAAGCTATTTTTATTTCATTTTCTTGTCTACCTAAAAATGGATGCTCACGGTGATTGTTGTTAGAGTTTCTTGTAAATAAGTTGACATAATTCCAGACTATACTGCAAGGTATGTCTGGAATTTTCAAATTCATCTATGCCAAACTTGGTGAAAGCGTAACAAATAGTACTTTTAAATTCTGAATAAACACTCTTGGGTGAGGGAGTGAGGAAAGTGTTGGTTTCATCCATAACGGGTTGCAATCCCCAGCAGTGGAGGGCTTTAAACAAACTTTAAGAAGATTAGACAATATTTTATTGATTATTCCTGGACAGTAACAATTTAGTTGTTTAGGTTAGATGTAATATACTTAAGCATACGTAAGTCAAATAATGACAGATAATCATAACGAAGAACTGAAAGATAAAGTAGAAGGTACAGCATTAGTAGCTGGAGGAACTATAGCTGGTGTTAGTGTATCCGCAATCGTTGGCGGTATGGGATTAGTTGGAGGTTTTGGAGGCGTAGCAATCGGCATGGCTCCTGTGACTGCTGCTGGTGCAGTTATTGGCACCGCTGCTTATGGGGCTAAGAAGGCAATAGAAGAGGGAGACGCCACAGCTATAGGTGCAGTCGCAGGAGGAGCAGCAGTTGGAGTCGGAGTTTCTGCTGTGGTTGGAGGTATGGGTTTAGCAGTTGGAGGAACTGCTGTCGCTATTGGTGCTGCGCCGGTTGTAGCAGCTGGTGCAGTAGTTGGACTAGCTGCTTATGGTTTGAAAAAGCTGTTTGATAAGTAATGACAAGACAGTCCCTCAATCCTGTCCAAAAATTAGTGCGTGGTGTTATTCGGGATTTGATTCATCAGGCTAACAGTGAAAAGGCTGATAAATCTAAAAAGCCAAAGGTGAAAAAGTCTGCTGCTACCAAATCCCGAACTAAGTCAAAGCAAGATAGTAGTAAACGCTCCCGCCACATTCCTGCATCAGTTCGTGTGTCGGTTTTACACAAAGACGGTTATAAGTGCGTTTTTTGTGGTCGCAGTAGTCAGCAAGTGCAATTAGAAGTTGATCATATTGTACCTTTTTCCAAAGGTGGTAGTAATGACCTCAACAATTTGCAAACGTTGTGTACAGATTGCAATCGTGGGAAAGGAGCGCGTTTCTTGAAAAAGTAAGACTGAGTAAAATTAATATTATGTTATTTGATGTTTTTCAAGCAGGAATTAACTTATTTCGTGAAGTACATGAAACCAGATGGAATCCTTATGGTTTAGAAAGAGATATTTTACTATTTTTTAGAGATTTCAAAAAATCAATTGACTCCAAAGACGTACAAAGACTTCAAAGCTTAATCTCTGACAATTATTATAGTAGCTCTTATGTGAACCAGGATAAAAAACAGCTAATTTCCTGGTTTCAGACAGTTTTCCAAAAAATACCATCGTTTATATATCCTTCTCTAGAAATCGAAATATGTAAAGCACCAGAAGTAAGAAGTAAGGATACAGTTTATCTCGTCATCAGACCAACCCTGAATATTCATATTTTAGGAATTAATTTAGCATCTCAACTATTTGGAACTAACAATCGGATAGCTATGCTAATAGAAAGAAATACCAATTCTAGTTTATTCTTTCTTATCAATATGGAAGAAGTTTGATAACGAGTTGAAAAAAATAGTTAAAAAACACAAATCATTGGTTAAGTGTGGAAACAAAGTAATATAACAACTTGGATAAGGAAAAACATGGCTTACGTACACGAAATAAAATTCTACATCAGCAGCGAATCTGGCAAGTTAAAAGTAGCTCTCTATGACAGACCTGCAATTTTTTGCGACGAATTCTGGATCAAGAATGTCGATGCTTCAGAGATGGGTTTCATTTGCATACCAGATGGTTTGAAGCTTGAACAAAAATACAAAGTAGAAGTACTTGGTATCAAGCCTTTTCATGCTTCTAAGCCGGAATTTGATTTTATTGACAAATGTGCTGAAGCAGCTTTTTACGCAGCTAAACAAGCAGCTATGCAGGCAGTAATACCCAATCCGGGTTTACTACCTCCTTTGTGAGCTATGGGGTGTGAGTAGCTTAGGTAACTGAAATTACAGAGGACAAAAATAAGTGACACACAACTCCAAAACTGGTGCAGCATTTATTGCAGGAGGAACTATAGCAGGTGCTGGTATTTCTGCAACAGTAGGCGGGATGGGATTAGCCGGAGGATTTGGGGCAGTTGGAATTGGCACAGTTCCTGTAGTTGGTGCTGGCGCTGTCGTTGGTGCTGCTGCTTATGGTGTTTTCAAGGGAAGAGCAGAGGGAGATGCAGCTGCTTATGGTGCAATAGGGATTGGTGCAATAGGCGGTGCTGGTGTTTCTAGCGTTGTCGGTGGTATGGGATTAGTCGCACCCAAAATAGGTTTAGCTTTTGGAATTGGCACAGTTCCTATGGCAGGAATTGGTGCTGTGTTTGGACTCGCCGCCTACGGTATTGCCAAGTTGCTAGACGAAACCAGAACAAGAGAAACACCACCACAGGTTTTCGACAGAATGGAAGAGAAAATCTTGCAGATGGAAACTTATTCTGCTGTGTTCGAGTTAGACGCGTTGATGGAGTTAGAGGCATTTTTGACTGGTGAAGATCTCAACCAAAAATTTGCCGCTCTGGAAGTTGAGGATGAGTTACAGATGCTCAAGACAGAATTACACAAAAAAGCTCAAACTTCTCCTCCTAACATTGAAACAGAAGTTGTCTCCCTCAAAGGAGCATCACCTGAAACTTGGAAATGTGTGCAGACTCTTAGGGGACACACAGCCGCAGTGAATGCGATCGCCATCACTCCCGACAGCCAAACCCTAGCTAGTGGAAGCAATGACACAACAGTTCGTCTGTGGAACTTAAAAACAGGAAAATGGCTTTACACTTTAGCTGGGCAAGAAGAGGCAGTTTTATCTGTTGCTATCACCTCCGATAGTAAGACACTTGTCAGTGGGAGTGTTGCTCGCAAAATCAGCAGTTGGTATTTAGACACAAAAAAATTTTCCCGTACACTCTTCTATTTGAACTCTCCCTACAGTCATACTGGCTTTGTTTACTCAGTAGCCTTCAACCCTGACGGAAAAATTCTAGCAAGTGGTAGTGCTGATAAGACTATCAGAATTTGGGGACGATACACAGGAGAAGTAAAATGTACCTTGAATGGACACGACTACGCTGTTTTGTCTGTTGCTTTTAGTCCTAATGGCAAAATTCTTGCCAGTGGAAGCGCTGATAAAACTATCAGAATTTGGGATTTAAAAAATTGGGGGCAGGCTTATATTCTCAGAGGACATTCAGGAGCAGTGAATACAGTTGCCATCAGTCCTGACAGTCAAACTCTAATTAGTGGTAGTACAGACACTACCATCAAACTGTGGAATCTCCACACTAGAGAATTGCTCAAAACTCTAAATGGACACTCAGCATCGGTTGTATCTGTTGCGATAAACCCAAATGGGCAAACTCTTGCAAGTAGCAGCACAGACGGTATTATTAATATTTGGAATTTACGAACTGGGCAACTACTACAAACTCTTTCTGGATGCAGTCCCGTTGCCTTCAGTTATGATGGCAAGACACTGGTGAGTGGTGGAAAAAGCGGCACAATCAAGATTTGGCGTCAAACCTTTGGCAGTGATGAATCCATACTTGAGTTTGTACCATCTGGAGAATGGTGGGAAGTTTTAGGTGTAGAAAAAACTGACAATCCAAAAGATGTAAAACGTGCTTATTTGAGATTAGCAAGGCTATATCACCCTGATGTCAACACTTCTAGCAATGCAAAAGCTGGAATCCAAGCAATTAATCAGGCTTATAGAGAGTACCGTCAAAAAATTAACGGTCAAACTTTTATAGTTTAAGGTGACACGCATTTGTCAATAAGCAATATTGCTAAAAAATAAGCAGAGATTGGGGTTGAAAGAGTTCTCCACCGTTCCGGAGTGAGGGTAATCGGATGCTTAATGGGTAGGCGATAGCTTCGCTTGCCTCACGCGCAAAGCGCACGCACTCGCGTTCGGCAGATCGCCTTTTTACCCATAACCTACTAAAATGAGTCATCGCCACAACCGCGCATCAACTCCCTCATGCCAAAATCCGCTGACATCAGCACCAAAAAATTAATCAGCCTCGCACCCGATAACTGGGTGAAATGGGTAACGCAACTTCCCGACATTACAGCCCAAGAAGTTCTCAACTCCGAATTCCAATGGATTAGCCGCGAGAGTGACGTATTAATCCGCGCTCAAAGTCCTCAATATGGGCAATTTCTCGTACTCAACGAGTTACAATTACGCTACAAACCGGAAATGCCTAAGCGAATGCGAGCATACGCTGCACTAGCGAGAAATTTGATTTGCCTACCTACCCCGTACTTATCAATATCCTTAAAGACAAAGAAGGTGATATCGAAATTCCCACGCGCTATGAGTCAGAGTTTGCAGGTTTACAAGTGCGTCAAGACTACCGCGTAATAAATCTTTGGGAAGTCGATGTGGAAATAGCTTTTCAACAACCCGTGCTATCTTTGCTTCCCTTTGTACCAATCCTCAAGGGAGGCGCCGAAGAAACCACCATACAACAAGCTTTGCAAATTCTCCGCGCAGACGAGCAATTGAATCAGTTAGAAACCGTTCTAGCATTTTTTGCTAGCTTCGTATTAGACAGTGCATTAGTTCAGCAAATCATGAGGTGGGATATGGCAGTGTTAAACGAATCTCCCTGGTATCAGCAAATTTTGAGAGAAGGAGAAGCACGAGGAGAAGCACGAGGTGAGGAACGAGGACGGCGAGAGGAGAAGCTGTCGAGTATTGAAATGGGTTTGGAAGTAAAATTTGGCACTGAAGGGTTACAGTTGATGCCAGAAATCGCTCGAATTTCCAATTTACAGCGATTAAAAGCAATTCAACGAGCTATCCTAACGGTAAATACTCTAGATGAATTACGGCAACTCATCTGACATACCCAGATGACGCCATCGCCTTTACTCACCTTCCTCACCAACCAAAGCAGCAAATTGCCGCACAGCCCGCACTAAATCATCTGGTGTACCAATATCAAGGTAAGTACCATCGGCAAATACTTCTGCTTCCACGTGAAAACCTTTATTAATCGCAGCTTGAATCACATCGCCAATCGGTATTTCTGGTTGCAGCGATAGGTTACTATTTACCGGAAGAGTCATAAGATACTCGTGCAAAAACAGTGTGAAAGCAGGTGTCCAAACTGCAATACCCCACATGTATCGCAAATCTGACTGGGGAGGTTTTTCAATTA
This portion of the Brasilonema sennae CENA114 genome encodes:
- a CDS encoding glycoside hydrolase family 15 protein yields the protein MKTATQLQARLECYYQQIKTIILTRQNPITGLLPASTAITAHGDYTDAWVRDNVYSILAVWGLAIAYRKVDDDKGRTYELEHSVVKLMRGLLFAMMRQSAKLEQFKHTQSSLDALHAKYNTATGDIVVGDDEWGHLQLDATSIFILILAQMTASGLQIIYTFDEVNFVQNLVYYIGRAYRTPDFGIWERGNKINHGNAELNASSVGMAKAALEAINGLDLFGVHGCQASVIHALPDEIARARITLESLLPRESSSKEIDAALLSVIGFPAFAVEDVDLRERTHNDIINKLEGKYGCKRFLRDGHQTVLEDKNRLHYEPLELKQFEQIECEWPLFFTYLFLDGLFRGEQEQVKHYQERLESLLIERDGLHLVPELYYLPEESIEAEKLAPQTQPRLPNENVPLVWAQSLYFLGQMLSEGLIAVGDIDPLGRYLCVGKNQQAVVQIALLAEDEDLQAKLAVHGIETQTPKQVEPIQVRLAEDLSAIYTQVGRNDKLGLTGRPVRRLRSLTTSKIFRIRGETVVFLPSVLDSQVFYLTLDYHFLVYQIRSELAYIQKYWIDLGRPILTLMLTHTMLETGSEALLALMQELNNGICNGVRVKLGRLNQLMLTAGTQRIDFLQDDFEYSLSSIKDTAPRCSYLIYNPEGNWPLKHTQEFKMECETTLKLLLSSLRSSENLYEQIELLQTLVRLEGLEFDTGFGGAENPVTVADLLDEVYTKAGDSGIWAVVRRAAGLRQMSDIGLSDVVTSIVVRGKQVAVGKSYSEDSLITIPLSHSEIVEKINDYCREDISDRVLTQEVLIYLSALIKTEPELFKGLLTLRIGYMILLITSELVQELNLTQDEAYEHLMQLSPSEVQTRVRQVLFEYVNLSQLLRQQESLHLKQKESDIDWIVVPASGDEIDVPSGGWRRFRQAEGATGRVPKDFFKQVWLVMEHCKGLVIGDKLERRNRLDSEVILSEMTAGEKNFALQVEHLLNKIEAPEYRQVNIEALTELAAVASNNPNLQIEEYIVLDVLIGHAVRLAWLESHPKRGDRYDEDKANAWRSFYNTSPKECASYILKAFRFLIEFGQNIAA
- a CDS encoding phosphate-starvation-inducible PsiE family protein, producing the protein MQKKKRQKSQYLFHNRWIDRQRIVRNMEAFQDLIVIVLCLSLFAYMVMQLWEIFTQLTVPLNHQQVTAKILFLLILVELFRLLMVYLQEHSIAVGVAVEVSIVSVLREVIVHGALEITWVQAASICGLLLILAALLLVCAKTPHMDYMISKTNHSALNHSDDEEQENGNKMSHSTQYEEIV
- a CDS encoding DnaJ domain-containing protein; its protein translation is MTHNSKTGAAFIAGGTIAGAGISATVGGMGLAGGFGAVGIGTVPVVGAGAVVGAAAYGVFKGRAEGDAAAYGAIGIGAIGGAGVSSVVGGMGLVAPKIGLAFGIGTVPMAGIGAVFGLAAYGIAKLLDETRTRETPPQVFDRMEEKILQMETYSAVFELDALMELEAFLTGEDLNQKFAALEVEDELQMLKTELHKKAQTSPPNIETEVVSLKGASPETWKCVQTLRGHTAAVNAIAITPDSQTLASGSNDTTVRLWNLKTGKWLYTLAGQEEAVLSVAITSDSKTLVSGSVARKISSWYLDTKKFSRTLFYLNSPYSHTGFVYSVAFNPDGKILASGSADKTIRIWGRYTGEVKCTLNGHDYAVLSVAFSPNGKILASGSADKTIRIWDLKNWGQAYILRGHSGAVNTVAISPDSQTLISGSTDTTIKLWNLHTRELLKTLNGHSASVVSVAINPNGQTLASSSTDGIINIWNLRTGQLLQTLSGCSPVAFSYDGKTLVSGGKSGTIKIWRQTFGSDESILEFVPSGEWWEVLGVEKTDNPKDVKRAYLRLARLYHPDVNTSSNAKAGIQAINQAYREYRQKINGQTFIV
- a CDS encoding HNH endonuclease; this encodes MTRQSLNPVQKLVRGVIRDLIHQANSEKADKSKKPKVKKSAATKSRTKSKQDSSKRSRHIPASVRVSVLHKDGYKCVFCGRSSQQVQLEVDHIVPFSKGGSNDLNNLQTLCTDCNRGKGARFLKK